A genomic stretch from Helianthus annuus cultivar XRQ/B chromosome 1, HanXRQr2.0-SUNRISE, whole genome shotgun sequence includes:
- the LOC118492197 gene encoding uncharacterized protein LOC118492197, giving the protein MELPVIDLHPYLSANHSGDTLTPELKTICSEVSKTLRETGALLVKDPRCSAQDNDRFIDMMERYFQQPDEFKRLQERPNLHYQVGVTPEGVEVPRSLVDEEMQKKLKSLPKECQPLTPTGPDPKWRYMWRIGSRPSTTKFQELNSEPVIPEGFPEWKETMDSWGSKMVSAIEAVAEMAAIGFGLPNDAFTGLMKQGPHLLAPTGSDLKRHGKEGTVFAGYHYDLNFLTIHGRSRFPGLSIWLRNGKKVEVKVPVGCLLIQTGKQIEWLTAGECIAGMHEVVVNNRTLDAIKAASQENRSLWRVSSTLFSHIASDAVLKPLGHFAESPLAENYPPICAGEFVEKELSVINLKGNKGGLQ; this is encoded by the exons ATGGAGCTACCGGTGATCGATCTGCACCCGTATTTATCCGCCAATCACTCCGGCGATACACTAACCCCCGAATTAAAAACAATCTGCTCAGAAGTCAGCAAAACCCTAAGAGAAACCGGAGCATTGCTCGTAAAAGATCCAAGATGCTCTGCTCAAGATAACGATCGCTTTATTGATATGATGGAGAGGTATTTTCAACAGCCTGATGAGTTTAAGCGTCTTCAGGAGCGTCCTAATCTTCATTATCAG GTTGGTGTGACACCGGAAGGAGTTGAGGTTCCTCGTAGTTTAGTTGATGAGGAAATGCAAAAGAAGCTGAAATCGTTACCGAAAGAATGCCAACCGTTGACTCCAACAGGTCCGGATCCAAAGTGGCGGTACATGTGGAGAATCGGTTCTCGACCATCAACAACCAAGTTTCAG gAGCTGAACTCTGAGCCGGTTATACCTGAGGGTTTTCCCGAATGGAAAGAGACTATGGATTCATGGGGTTCTAAAATGGTGTCCGCTATAGAG GCTGTTGCTGAGATGGCAGCAATTGGGTTCGGGCTACCAAATGATGCATTCACTGGTCTAATGAAGCAA GGCCCACATCTTCTTGCTCCAACTGGGAGTGACCTTAAACGTCATGGCAAAGAGGGGACTGTTTTTGCAGGATACCATTATGACCTTAACTTTCTAACAATTCATGGTAGAAGTAGATTTCCGGGTTTAAGTATTTGGTTAAGGAATGGGAAGAAAGTAGAAGTGAAAGTTCCAGTCGGGTGTCTACTTATTCAGACCGGCAAACAG ATTGAATGGTTGACTGCCGGTGAGTGTATAGCTGGAATGCATGAGGTTGTGGTGAATAACAGAACACTTGACGCAATTAAAGCAGCATCACAAGAAAACCGAAGCCTTTGGAGAGTATCCTCAACG CTATTTTCCCATATAGCGTCGGATGCTGTGCTGAAACCCCTAGGCCATTTCGCAGAATCGCCTCTTGCTGAAAACTATCCACCGATTTGTGCTGGAGAGTTTGTAGAAAAAGAGCTTTCCGTCATTAATCTTAAAGGAAACAAAGGAGGGCTTCAATAA
- the LOC110928721 gene encoding protein ALP1-like has protein sequence MASPTSSDEINEFFLNVVMETAQIIIEEEETSSKRRKRQQCLNRDREGAHDRLMADYFAENPVYTDEMFRRRFRMSRRLFLRIANDLANYDPFFTLRWDATGKRGFTTLQKCTSAIRQLAYGTSSDMWDEYLKMSDRTSRESLYQFCKGVVKLYSTKYLRRPTKNDIIKLYQAHESKHGFPGMLGSIDCMHWPWRNCPNAWRGQFTRGDHGHPTLILEAVASNDLWVWHAFFGVPGSNNDINVLGQSDIFNDIINGTGPDSRFSVSGVEYKHGYYLADGIYPTYAAIVKTIPYPEDEKRKKFAKCQESARKDVERLFGVLQQKWHIVANPARALELKTLRYCMYACILLHNMIIEDEGNAICEYDPNDIHENVVPVDEGQQESNMWALYNETTHNHLRSDLIEHVWQFGRVNNNE, from the exons ATGGCGTCACCAACTTCTTCCGACGAGATCAACGAATTTTTTTTGAACGTGGTGATGGAAACGGCACAAATAATTATAGAGGAGGAAGAAACCTCGTCTAAACGGAGAAAACGACAACAATGTTTAAATAGGGATCGTGAAG GTGCCCACGATAGGTTGATGGCCGATTACTTTGCCGAAAACCCAGTATACACAGATgaaatgtttaggcgtcgtttccgaATGAGCCGTCGTCTTTTCTTACGTATAGCCAACGATTTGGCTAATTATGACCCATTTTTCACATTAAGATGGGATGCTACAGGTAAAAGGGGGTTTACCACTTTACAAAAGTGTACGTCGGCAATTCGCCAATTGGCTTACGGTACAAGTAGCGACATGTgggatgaatatttgaagatgtCTGATAGAACTTCACGAGAGAGTTTATATCAATTTTGCAAAGGGGTGGTCAAGCTATACAGCACGAAGTACTTACGAAGGCCAACAAAGAATGATATCATAAAGTTGTACCAGGCACACGAAAGTAAACATGGTTTTCCTGGAATGCTTGGTAGCATAGATTGTATGCATTGGCCTTGGCGTAATTGCCCTAATGCATGGCGAGGTCAATTTACTCGCGGTGATCATGGTCATCCCACATTAATTCTAGAAGCCGTGGCATCAAATGATCTTTGGGTTTGGCATGCTTTCTTTGGTGTTCCTGGTTCGAATAACGACATTAACGTTCTTGGCCAGTCAGATATTTTCAATGATATCATTAATGGTACGGGGCCTGATTCTAGGTTTTCGGTTTCAGGAGTAGAATACAAGCACGGGTATTATCTAGCTGATGGAATATACCCAACATATGCAGCGATTGTTAAAACTATACCGTATCCAGAAGatgaaaaaagaaagaaatttgcaAAATGTCAGGAATCTGCTAGGAAAGATGTTGAGCGTCTATTTGGGGTTCTACAACAAAAATGGCACATAGTTGCAAACCCAGCACGAGCACTTGAACTCAAAACATTGAGATATTGTATGTATGCTTGTATCTTGCTGCATAACATGATTATCGAAGACGAAGGTAACGCCATATGTGAATATGATCCTAATGACATTCATGAGAATGTTGTACCAGTTGATGAAGGGCAACAAGAATCTAACATGTGGGCGTTATACAACGAGACTACGCATAACCATCTTCGTTCGGATTTGATTGAACATGTTTGGCAATTTGGTCGGGTTAACAACAACGAGtag
- the LOC110873373 gene encoding uncharacterized protein LOC110873373: MQKEPYREENSMGSKYREMNKKISAFCGYYNNAYLNRPSGASDETVFAKAMSKYHTKEGSAFTYVGAWEIFKNCPKWAPIPNEVTRAKRCKTFESIEHSAGDSDVRYHININDEPEFDDEVTEIPELKRPNGRDKAKKEAAAKNKEASTKNETPGETKVDKLMSKFNEFNEIQAARLKLKEKEMQEAADREDFKLMATNIDSLPEKDKEVLQKMKAKIAQKWGL, from the coding sequence ATGCAAAAAGAACCGTACCGAGAAGAGAACTCAATGGGCTCAAAGTATCGAGAGATGAATAAGAAGATATCGGCGTTTTGTGGTTATTACAACAATGCTTATTTGAATCGGCCAAGTGGGGCGAGTGATGAGACGGTTTTTGCCAAAGCTATGTCAAAATACCATACGAAAGAAGGTAGTGCGTTCACATACGTAGGGGCTTGGGAAATCTTTAAAAATTGTCCCAAGTGGGCGCCGATTCCTAACGAAGTAACAAGAGCAAAGAGGTGTAAAACATTCGAGTCGATAGAACATAGTGCCGGTGATTCGGATGTGCGTTACCATATTAATATTAATGACGAACCCGAGTTTGACGATGAAGTGACGGAGATTCCGGAATTGAAGCGCCCAAATGGTAGAGACAAAGCAAAAAAGGAAGCGGCGGCCAAAAATAAAGAGGCGTCGACAAAAAATGAAACTCCGGGTGAAACGAAGGTGGATAAGTTGATGAGCAAGTTCAACGAATTTAACGAAATACAAGCGGCGAGACttaagttgaaagaaaaagaaatgcAAGAAGCGGCCGATCGTGAAGACTTTAAGCTAATGGCGACAAATATCGACTCGCTCCCGGAAAAAGATAAAGAAGTGTTGCAAAAAATGAAGGCGAAAATTGCTCAAAAATGGGGTCTTTAA